From Jiangella mangrovi:
GTGGACGATGTTCAGCGCACCCGCCGGCAGGCCCGCCGCGGCCGCCGCCTCGGCCAGGATCGGCGCGGTCAGAGGGGCGGTCTCGGCCGGCTTGAGCACGACGGTGTTGCCGGCCAGCAGCGCCGGCGCGATCTTCGTGATCACCTGCTGGAGCGGGAAGTTCCACGGCGTGAGCGCCCCGACGACGCCGACCGGTTCGCGGACGACCAGGGAGTTCCCGATCTCCTCGGTCCAGGCGATCGTGCCGGCGAGGCTCGCGACCGCCTCGGTGACGGCGACCGGGAAGCCCGCGTGGGCGGCCCGCGCGAGCGCGATCGGGGCGCCAATCTCGGCGGTGATGGCGCGGGCGATCCGCTCGCGGCGAGTTTCCAGCTCGCCGGCCAGCCGGTGCAGCACGGCGCCGCGGTCCGCAGGGCTGGTCGAGGACCACGCCGGGAGGGCGGCGCGGGCGGCCGCCACCGCGCGGTCGACGTCGGCGGCGGAGCCTCGCGGGACGGTCGCCACGACGGCGCCGTCGACCGGGCTGACGACCTCCATGGTCGGGCCGTCGCCGGGGGCGGTCGCGCCGCCGATCCAGTGCCCGGCGATGTCGAGCTCGTGCGGTGCGGGGACGAGTGTGAGTGCGTTGGTCATGCTTCCACCCTGTGGCGGTGCCGCCGGTCGAACCATGCCCGGTCGATCCCCCTCAGCCGGCCGTCAGCCGGTGGTGAAGACGGTCAGGACCTGGGACCGGTCCGGGTCGATCAGATTGTCGCCGCGGACGTCGATGACTCCGAGGTCCCGGTGGACGAGCCGCTTCGGCGGGCACACCGCGTCCGGCACCGGCTGGGTCGCCCAGACGGCGGCGAACTCGGGGCTGCGACGGCGAAGCTCGGCGACCAGCGTGGCGGCGGGTGAGCGCGGACCGGCCGCAGCGGACGCCGTCGCCAATCCCGCGACCAGGGACCGCGAGTGCGCCGCGTGGTCCTCGGCCGGCGTGAGCATGCGTTCGGAGGGGTCGGTGAACCAGCGGTAGGCCCGACTGCGCGCCGCCCCGGTGTGCCGCGACTCGTCGCCCAGCAGGTCCCTGGCGGCCGGGGTCTGCAGCAGCGTCCGGCCGACGGCGTCGGACACCATGGCCGGCACGTCGTCGCCCAGCCGGTCGAGGACGCGGCGCAGGCCGGGTGCGACCTCGCCCGGGCCGTCGTCCGGTCCGCCGGCTCGCGGTGGTGCGGCCCGGCCGGCGAGGTCGAACAGGTACGCCCGTTCGCCGTCGGTCAGCCGCAGCGCGCGGGCGAGCGACGTCAGCACCTGGCCCGACGGCACCGGCCCCCGTCGCTGCTCGATCCGGGTGTAGTAGTCGGCCGAGATGCCACCCAGCAGGGCGACCTCGTCGCGGCGCAGACCCGGCGTGCGCCGCGCCCCCGGTCCGGGCGGCAACCCGACGTCGTCGGGTCGGAGTGCCGCCCGGCGGGAGCGGAGGAAGTCGGCCAGCTGGGCTCGTTGCACACCCTCTCAACAGCGCCGCTGCCGGCCGCGATTCCGCCGTCGCACGACGGGTCAGGCCTCCTGCGCCCCGGGGTTCCCGGCCTCGATGACGTACGAGGCGCCGGTCCGCAGCGGCGCGCCCGGCGTCGAGACCTGGTCGAGGATGCGGTAGTCGACCTCGTAGGTGTCGCGGTCGAGCCGGCAGGACACGTAGCCGCGGCGGTTGCTGTTGTAGCGCAGGTGCGGGTTCTCCGGCAGGACGGAGGTGTAGTACGAGGACAGGTCGGTGCCGTTGCCGCCGGACGTGATCGACGTGCAGACCAGCTCGGTGCCGATGACCGGCGACGACTCGTTCTCGAAGTTCTGCCGCAGGTCGGACATGAAGTGGGCGTGGATGTCGCCGGTCAGCACGACGAAGTTCTCCACCTCGCGGTCCACGACGTAGTCCATGAGCCGCTGCCGCGACGCCCGGTAGCCGTCCCAGGCGTCGGTGAGCCCGGCGTCGCGGTCGTCGCCCGGGATCGCGCCGCCGGCCTCGAGGTCGAGGTTCGCGAACAGCACCTGCTGCGGCACGACGTTCCAGACGGCGGTCGACTCGCCCAGCTGCTGCTCCAGCCAGGTCGCCTGCGCCGAGCCGAGGATGGTCGCCGACGGGTCGAGGTCGCCGCCGCACATCGCCGGGTAGGTGTCGTTGCAGGGCTGGTTGGTGCGGTACTGCCGGGTGTCCAGCACGCTGAACCGGGCGGTGTCGCCGTAGGTGAACCCGCGGTACAGTGGAAGGTCGGCGCCGACGGCACGGCGGTCGGCGCGCAGCGGCATGTGCTCCCAGTACGCCTTGTAGGCGGCCGCCCGGCGCCGGGTGAAGTCCTCGAGCGAGCCGTTGCCCTGGTTGGAGTCGGTGTTCGTCGGCAGCAGCGCGGCGTAGTTGTTGTCGACCTCGTGGTCGTCCCAGGTCACGATCCACGGCGCGACCAGGTGCGCGGCCTGCAGGTCGGGGTCGGTGCGGTACTGCGCGTGCCGGCGGCGGTAGTCGTCCAGGCTCTGGATCTCGCGGCCGACGTGCGAGCGGAGCGCGTTCGGGTTGCCCTGCCCCTCGTAGAGGTAGTCGCCGAGGTGGAAGACCACGTCCGGGTTCTCACCGGCCAAGTGCCGGTAGGCGGTGAAGTAGCCCTGCTCCCAGTTCGAGCAGGACGCGAACGCGAAGCTGACCGGCGGCGTCGTGCCCGGCGCCGGGGCCGTTCGGGTGCGGCCCACCGGCGAGACGTCGCCGCCGACGATGAAGCGGTAGTAGTACCAGCGGTGCGGCTTCAGGCCCCGCACGT
This genomic window contains:
- a CDS encoding helix-turn-helix domain-containing protein gives rise to the protein MQRAQLADFLRSRRAALRPDDVGLPPGPGARRTPGLRRDEVALLGGISADYYTRIEQRRGPVPSGQVLTSLARALRLTDGERAYLFDLAGRAAPPRAGGPDDGPGEVAPGLRRVLDRLGDDVPAMVSDAVGRTLLQTPAARDLLGDESRHTGAARSRAYRWFTDPSERMLTPAEDHAAHSRSLVAGLATASAAAGPRSPAATLVAELRRRSPEFAAVWATQPVPDAVCPPKRLVHRDLGVIDVRGDNLIDPDRSQVLTVFTTG
- a CDS encoding alkaline phosphatase D family protein — encoded protein: MSHGPLLGRRQVLAGAGALATIAFVPTLANADERILDYPFTLGVSSGDPLPDGVVLWTRLAPQPLEPNGGMTSRSVPVRWQVSETESFRRLVRQGVDLAKAEDAHTVHVDVRGLKPHRWYYYRFIVGGDVSPVGRTRTAPAPGTTPPVSFAFASCSNWEQGYFTAYRHLAGENPDVVFHLGDYLYEGQGNPNALRSHVGREIQSLDDYRRRHAQYRTDPDLQAAHLVAPWIVTWDDHEVDNNYAALLPTNTDSNQGNGSLEDFTRRRAAAYKAYWEHMPLRADRRAVGADLPLYRGFTYGDTARFSVLDTRQYRTNQPCNDTYPAMCGGDLDPSATILGSAQATWLEQQLGESTAVWNVVPQQVLFANLDLEAGGAIPGDDRDAGLTDAWDGYRASRQRLMDYVVDREVENFVVLTGDIHAHFMSDLRQNFENESSPVIGTELVCTSITSGGNGTDLSSYYTSVLPENPHLRYNSNRRGYVSCRLDRDTYEVDYRILDQVSTPGAPLRTGASYVIEAGNPGAQEA